In Bacillus toyonensis BCT-7112, a single window of DNA contains:
- a CDS encoding VOC family protein: MIKGLYEAHLPVRNLEVSIPFYESLGLKLYKRGDDIAFFWIKENESWLGLWEGTEYKVTYHPSLRHIAFQVSLLDLENAIHWLSQKGISARKDFGMEPIEPIVFPELAHASVYFNDPDGNSLELIAQLPVELSAAENMYLSEWKRQVQASLIHED; the protein is encoded by the coding sequence ATGATTAAAGGTCTTTATGAGGCACATTTACCCGTCCGTAACTTAGAAGTATCAATACCTTTTTATGAATCACTAGGGCTAAAATTATATAAAAGAGGTGACGATATTGCTTTCTTTTGGATTAAAGAAAATGAGAGTTGGCTCGGACTTTGGGAAGGAACAGAATACAAAGTTACTTATCACCCATCTTTGCGACATATTGCCTTCCAAGTAAGCTTGCTTGATTTAGAAAATGCAATACATTGGCTAAGTCAAAAAGGAATTTCAGCAAGAAAAGACTTTGGAATGGAGCCAATTGAACCGATCGTTTTTCCAGAATTGGCACACGCCTCCGTATACTTTAACGATCCTGATGGAAATAGTTTAGAATTGATTGCACAATTACCTGTTGAACTTTCTGCAGCAGAGAACATGTATTTAAGTGAATGGAAAAGACAAGTTCAAGCATCATTAATACATGAGGATTAA
- a CDS encoding YjcZ family sporulation protein, translating into MSYGGSCAGFGGGFALLIVLFILLIIIGCSCWGGGGYGY; encoded by the coding sequence ATGAGCTATGGTGGTAGTTGTGCTGGTTTCGGCGGTGGATTTGCTTTGCTTATCGTACTATTCATCCTTCTAATCATTATCGGATGTAGCTGCTGGGGTGGCGGCGGATACGGATATTAA
- a CDS encoding aspartyl-phosphate phosphatase Spo0E family protein, translated as MYYNFTSNIMGKGSFSLEMEMGRLQNKIENKKKELIQLVARHGLDHDKVLLFSRDLDILINKFMNVKDKVHK; from the coding sequence ATGTACTATAATTTTACAAGTAATATTATGGGAAAAGGGAGTTTTAGTTTAGAGATGGAGATGGGACGATTACAAAATAAAATAGAAAACAAAAAGAAAGAGTTAATTCAACTTGTTGCGAGACACGGATTGGATCATGATAAAGTTTTGTTATTTAGCCGAGATTTAGATATACTAATTAATAAGTTTATGAATGTAAAAGATAAGGTCCATAAATGA
- the hfq gene encoding RNA chaperone Hfq — MEHLQDELYKQIKEEKGTVTVFLKSGVRIVGEVAGVDKFTVLMLVDGKQQLIYKQAVSTIMK; from the coding sequence TTGGAACATTTACAAGATGAGCTTTATAAGCAAATAAAAGAAGAAAAAGGTACTGTTACAGTTTTCTTAAAGAGTGGTGTGAGAATAGTCGGAGAAGTTGCTGGCGTAGACAAATTTACAGTTTTAATGTTAGTAGATGGAAAGCAACAGCTGATTTACAAGCAGGCAGTATCAACAATAATGAAATAA
- a CDS encoding HD domain-containing protein, translated as MEHNILQVIALAEKLKYEMRHSWLSNGRQESVAEHTWRMSLMAILVEPYLDQKVNIEKLLKMVIIHDLVEAEAGDIPAFDTMNSHELQLQKQKNELEAILNIKQTLKGSLGEELYNLWMEFEAKETYEAKVANALDKLEVKIQHNEADINTWLPIEHKMTFQVAKHTNFDSFLSKLQKIIEQDGEKKLLAAGIDVEACKK; from the coding sequence ATGGAACATAACATTTTACAAGTCATTGCATTAGCAGAAAAACTAAAATACGAAATGCGACATAGCTGGCTTTCTAACGGACGCCAAGAAAGTGTTGCCGAACATACATGGCGCATGTCTCTAATGGCCATTTTAGTTGAGCCTTATTTAGATCAAAAAGTAAATATTGAAAAGTTACTTAAAATGGTTATTATTCACGACCTAGTCGAAGCTGAAGCTGGCGATATCCCTGCTTTTGATACAATGAATAGTCACGAATTACAATTACAAAAACAAAAAAATGAACTTGAAGCAATTTTAAATATTAAACAAACATTAAAAGGTTCTCTCGGTGAGGAATTATATAATTTATGGATGGAGTTTGAAGCGAAAGAAACGTACGAAGCAAAAGTTGCTAATGCGCTTGATAAATTGGAAGTAAAAATTCAGCATAACGAGGCTGACATTAATACGTGGCTACCAATTGAACATAAAATGACATTCCAAGTCGCAAAACATACAAACTTTGACTCTTTCCTATCTAAATTACAAAAAATTATTGAACAAGATGGAGAAAAGAAATTATTAGCTGCTGGCATTGACGTTGAAGCTTGTAAGAAATAA
- a CDS encoding flagellar motor protein MotP — translation MGDEKQVFARPERKKRKFDISSPMGIIVGFAIVIAAIVLSGGGIKAFKNFLDIPSILIVIGGTAATIVVAYRFGEIKKYTKSIFTVLHRREEDLEQLTDLFVNFSKKSKKNGLLSLEVDGEQVDNPFIQKGIRLMLSGYDEDELKEVLMKDIETEVYELRKGATLLDKIGDFAPAWGMIGTLIGLIIMLQNLQDTSQIGTGMAVAMLTTLYGSVLANMIAIPLAEKVYRGIEDLYTEKKFVIEAISELYRGQIPSKLKLKLDTYVYETKIKKEKRAA, via the coding sequence ATGGGAGACGAAAAACAAGTATTTGCTAGACCAGAAAGAAAAAAAAGGAAGTTTGATATTTCTAGTCCAATGGGCATTATAGTAGGCTTCGCTATTGTAATAGCGGCGATCGTACTTAGTGGCGGTGGAATAAAAGCTTTTAAAAACTTCTTAGATATTCCATCTATTTTAATTGTCATAGGGGGAACGGCAGCGACAATTGTTGTGGCGTATCGATTTGGAGAAATAAAAAAATATACGAAAAGTATTTTTACTGTTTTACATAGAAGAGAAGAAGATTTAGAACAGTTAACGGATTTGTTCGTTAATTTTTCGAAAAAGTCTAAAAAGAACGGTTTACTTTCTTTAGAAGTTGATGGAGAACAAGTAGACAACCCTTTTATTCAAAAGGGGATTCGTTTAATGTTAAGTGGCTACGATGAAGATGAATTAAAAGAAGTGTTAATGAAAGATATAGAAACAGAAGTGTATGAGCTAAGAAAAGGGGCAACATTATTAGATAAAATTGGTGATTTCGCTCCAGCTTGGGGTATGATAGGGACTTTAATTGGTCTTATCATTATGCTTCAAAATTTGCAAGATACATCACAAATTGGTACAGGAATGGCAGTGGCGATGCTAACGACATTATATGGATCAGTACTTGCGAATATGATTGCAATACCTCTTGCGGAAAAGGTGTATCGTGGTATTGAGGATTTATATACAGAGAAGAAGTTTGTAATTGAAGCAATTTCAGAATTGTATCGTGGGCAAATTCCTTCTAAATTAAAGTTGAAACTTGATACGTATGTGTACGAAACGAAGATAAAAAAAGAAAAACGAGCAGCCTAA
- a CDS encoding OmpA family protein, giving the protein MIKRSQKGSPRWMTTFTDLTMLLLTFFVLLVATSKQDAVKLSKMLEKFSDAEQVDAKVMENTIPDITHEKNDEKMISKKRMDELYKKLKAYVDNNGISQVNVYREDTGVSVVIVDNLIFDTGDANVKPEAKEIMSQLVGFFQSVPNPIVVEGHTDSRPIHNEKFPSNWELSSARAANMIHHLIEVYNVDDKRLAAVGYADTKPVVPNDSPQNWEKNRRVVIYIKE; this is encoded by the coding sequence ATGATAAAACGATCGCAAAAGGGATCGCCTCGTTGGATGACGACTTTTACAGATTTAACGATGTTATTATTAACTTTCTTTGTATTACTAGTTGCTACATCAAAGCAGGATGCAGTAAAATTGTCAAAGATGCTTGAAAAGTTTAGCGATGCGGAGCAAGTAGATGCAAAAGTAATGGAAAATACAATACCAGATATAACACATGAAAAAAATGATGAAAAAATGATCTCAAAAAAGAGAATGGATGAATTATATAAAAAGTTAAAAGCATATGTAGATAATAACGGTATTAGTCAAGTGAATGTATATCGAGAAGATACAGGGGTAAGTGTCGTTATCGTAGATAATTTAATATTTGATACGGGTGATGCGAACGTTAAACCAGAAGCAAAAGAGATAATGAGTCAATTAGTCGGATTTTTCCAATCAGTACCAAATCCAATCGTTGTGGAAGGACATACAGATAGTAGACCTATTCATAATGAGAAATTCCCTTCTAACTGGGAATTATCTTCAGCGCGAGCAGCTAATATGATTCACCACTTAATCGAAGTGTATAATGTGGACGATAAGAGGTTAGCTGCGGTAGGATATGCAGACACAAAGCCAGTTGTACCAAATGATTCACCGCAAAACTGGGAGAAAAATCGTCGCGTTGTTATTTATATAAAAGAATAG
- a CDS encoding response regulator, whose translation MAHKILVVDDAMFMRTMIKNLLKSNSEFEIIGEAENGVEAIQKYKELQPDIVTLDITMPEMDGLEALKEIIKIDSSAKVVICSAMGQQGMVLDAIKGGAKDFIVKPFQADRVIEALTKVANS comes from the coding sequence ATGGCACATAAAATTTTAGTTGTAGACGATGCGATGTTCATGCGAACGATGATTAAAAACTTATTAAAAAGTAATTCTGAATTTGAAATTATCGGTGAGGCGGAGAATGGAGTAGAAGCAATTCAAAAGTATAAAGAACTTCAACCTGATATTGTAACATTAGATATTACTATGCCAGAAATGGACGGACTTGAAGCATTAAAAGAAATCATTAAAATTGATTCAAGTGCAAAGGTTGTTATTTGTTCGGCAATGGGACAACAAGGTATGGTATTAGATGCAATTAAGGGTGGGGCGAAAGACTTTATTGTAAAGCCATTCCAAGCGGATCGTGTAATCGAAGCTTTAACAAAAGTAGCAAATAGCTAA